The window GACATATCAAATGACTTACCGCCTTGCACCGGAGGATAATCGGACAGGGTTTTCAAATGTTCCCCCATTAATACCCCCATAGGTTGAATGAGCCATGAAACCTTTTGCAGTAAATGCCCGTAAGAATCGGAATTATCATAAGTTTCAAAAGGATCCATACGAATATTAAATACTAAAGGCACCGTCCTCGGAACTACGTTAGCGTAGTAATCTTCTTTGGTAGAGAAGTGGAACTTCCAAGGTCCCATGCGAACCGCGGTCAACTTGGACTCGTAATAATGAAATATATGATTGCGAGCCGACTGCTCTGAATCACCCATCCAATAAGGCAGATTATTCACACCATCAATGTATTGTTTTTTCTGGTCCATCATATCTTTGGCTACATCCTCGACCCCGGCTGCAGCTGCCAAGCTAGTAAACATATCCTGATGACCCTGGATGCCATTTAAGATCTTTCCGGCTTTGAGTTTTGCCGGCCAACGGATCATTGACGGAACCCGGACACCACCTTCATAGGTGGTCATCTTTTCTCCACGGAATGGGGTCGTAGCACCATGCGGCCATGATGAATGCTCAGGGCCATTATCGGTTGAATACCAGACAATGGTATTTTCATCTAAGTCATTGTCTTCAAGAAAATCGAGGACGATGCCGATATCGTGGTCGTGCTGTAACATCCCCGAGCCATGATAATCCGCTTCAGACGTATACTTTTCTGCTGCATAGCGCCATTTATCGTTCAAGCGAGTGTATAGATGCATACGGCTGGTGTTGAGCCAAACGAAGAAAGGTTTGCCATCCTTTTTCGCGGTTTTCATAAAATCCAGCGCTTTCGGGATCACTTCTCCCTCATCGAAGTTTTTCATCCGTTCCTGGGTTAGTGGCCCGGTATCTTCGATGGTTTGCTTACCGACGACACCGAATCTTGGATCTTCGGTTTTATCATTTTTGTCGGTGGCAAACGAATGAATCACCCCTCGGGTGCCGAACTTGTTCTCATAGCTTTCTAAGTCACCGGAAAATTGCTTACCAAACGCCTGATAGTCACGTTGTTCGGCTTCTTCCTGAGTATTCAAATGATATAAATTACCGAAAAACTCATCAAATCCATGAACAGTGGGCAGGTGTTCATTTCGATCACCCAGATGGTTTTTGCCAAAATGTCCGGTAGCATATCCCTCGTCTTTTAACACCTCTGCCAGACTCGGAGACTCCGCCTGCAAGCCCAAGCTATCGCCTGGTTGACCAACGGTGGTCATGCCCGATCGGATTGGATACTGACCGGTGATAAAAGCTGCGCGTCCTGCCGTACATGAAGGTTGCGCATAATGATCGGTAAACCGGATCCCTTCGTTGGCAATCCGATCAATATTGGGAGTGGTATAGCCCATGACGCCCATGCCATAAGAGGTTAAATTCTGCCAACCGATATCATCACCCCAGATAACCAGGATATTTGGTTTGTCTTTGGCAACGGATAACGCGGAAAGGCAAGAGAGTAATAGAACGGAAGCGATTGTAATGACTCGCTTTATTAATGTTAACTTGAGCATCAACTTCTCCTGAATCGAATTTCATTACGATGGGTTACGACAAAATAATGCCAGTTAAAAGAATAGTTCAAGGAACAGAAAATGCTGAAAATTATGGGGTTTCTATGACGTGATTAAGTCATAAATAGCACGTTTGGGACAGGAAGTTAGATAAGGGAAAAATAGGAATTTAAACAGCGGAAAATAGATGCCAATATCTCGCTTACATTGGCATCCGTATTACCGAAGGCTATTTGTCACCGCGGCCCATAAATTTGCGCTCTTCGGTGTTTACTTTGATCGTATCGCCGGTAGAGATATGCTCAGGTACTTGAATCACAAGTCCGGTAGAGAGCGTTGCAGGCTTGTTGCGAGACGTTGCTGACGCGCCTTTGATAGAAGGTTCAGTTTCCGTAACTTCCAACTCAACACTTGCTGGTAAATCGATACCTACAGGATTGTCATCAACGATAATGGCATAAATGCCCTGGGTATTTTCGGTAATGAAAGGTACCTGATCGCTGATGTTGTCTTTGTTGATGTTATATGGCGTGTAATCTTCATCATCCATAAACACATATTCGTCACCGTCGATATAAGAGAAAGTGGCTGGACGACGCACTAGATCAGCCATTGTCAGCATTTCTACATCTTTAAACGTCTCATCAATCTTGTGACCTGTTACCACGTTGTACATACGCATGCGGTACAGACTTCCACCGGCACGACCTTGCGGTACCGAGCGCTCGATATCTTTGATGATGTAAACGCCATCATTAAATTCGATGGCAGCATTTTTTTTAACTTCACTTGCCTTAGGCATAATAAAATCTCTTGTTTAATGGATTAGGGGCAAGATAGCAGAGTCGTATCAAAGCCTCAACTATAGGTACTTGCTCTTTCTCCCTTAACCTCAGGTTTTAAGTTTATGGGAAATTAAACCGTGAAAAAATTTGCTGGCTTTCGCCTTTTTATCGCCTTACATCCTATTTATGTCTCTAAATGTCACACTAAGAGTACAGTTGTTCACCAAAGGTAATTGTTATGAATAAATTTTAGCTTTAACTGGTAGGATCTCTTGCTTATTTTTAATTTCAGTTTACAATCGTGCGCTGAAATTAGTGTACACGTGTAAACTTAAAATGAAATCACCTTTCCAACCAGTTAGTAATTGGTTTAGTCAGCGCTTTTTGCATCACTCATCGCTGGCCGGGTATTTAGAACCCGTAATGCAATTATTTAAACCCGCATGGCGAAGCGGTTATTATCGTGCCCGGGTTTTGACGGTCTCAAACATCGGCGCAGATACCCTGTCTCTGGCATTACAACCTGGCTCTGATTGGCCAGTTCATCAGGCCGGTCAACATATTGAATTGACCATGGAAGTGAACGGTAGTTTAAAGACCCGAGTGTTCACCATTGCATCCAGTTCTAAAAAGGCAATCGAACAGCAGGTTATTCGCCTTGTCATTAAGACCAATCAAGGCGGTCTGTTCACGCCATTTTTATCTGAATTGAAAGCTGGTGACTGGCTCAATATTTCCGCGCCTAAAGGCGAATTTTTATTGTCGTCTGAAAAACCGGTAACCATGTTTGCTGCAGGTTCTGGGATCACGCCTTTTATCGCCATGTTGCAGCAAGCAAAGTCACAACTTACGCACCCGGTTCATTTGCTTTATTACGCCAAAGCTGGCGAGCACCTGCTTGTCGATGAGCTTAATGGTATCGCCGCCGAGGACCAGAGTTTTACCCTTGAGTTATTGACTCGTCAGAACGATGGCGATGTTTGTGAGCACCTGTCGCGATTTACCGATACCGACTTTATGGTTTGTGGTCCGGCAGAGTTTTATCAGCCGGTCGCAGAGTACGCCAATCAAGCTCAGGTTAGCCTAACCAGCGAGCATTTCTCGATTTTGCCAATGCTAGCGAATGACAGTGACAAACAGCAGTTCCAGGTTTCACATAATGGCAATTCTTTCGTTGCTGACAATCAACAAACCCTGTTAACCCAGGTACAAAACCAGAATATTAATGTCAGCTATGGCTGCGGTATGGGTATTTGTCACCAGTGCCAGTGCGTTAAGAAAAAAGGCGTGGTTAAGGATGTGCGCAGCGGCAAGCTCTCGGATTTTGGTGAAGAGCTTATTCAGTTATGTGTTTCTCAGGTAGTCAGTGATGTGGAGTTAGAACTATGACCCAAGTGAGTCAACCAAATTACCAGTTGCTGGAGCAACAACTTAATCAGGTTCGTGATGAGACTATGGCGAAAGTAGGAAGCAGTGATGCAGGCTACATTCGTAAGGTTATTGTCATGCAACGAGTACTGGAATGGTCTGGTCGAATTCTGTTGGTACTTGGGTTTATTAGCCCCTGGTTATGGGGTATCGGGGTACTAGCTCTGGCAGCCGCTAAGATATTGGATAATATGGAAATTGGTCACAATGTTATGCATGGCCAATATGACTGGATGAATGACAAACACATTAATTCAAAAAGTTATGAATGGGACATTGCTTGTGATGGTAAAAGCTGGAATCGGGTGCATAACTATGAACACCATACCTTTACCAATATTATCGGCAAAGATCGTGATTTTGGATATGGTCTGCTGCGACTGTCTAATGATTTTAAATGGCGAATAAAGAATCTTTGGCAGTTTATTACCTACATTAATCTCAGCGTTCTGTTCGAATGGGGCATTGCCTATCATGAACTTGCCGCTGAACGAGTGTTTTTTGGTAAGAAAAAAGAAAACCGTGACTACAAAGTTTCCCATCAGGAACTGAAAAAGCGTTTTTTCAGTAAAGGCACAAGGCAGATTGTTAAAGATTATCTGATCTTCCCGATATTGGCGGGCCCGTTCTTTCTGTGGGTGTTTTTCGGTAATTTGCTGGCGAATGTGCTTCGCAATTTGTGGACCTCCACCATCATTTTTTGCGGTCACTTTACCGGCGATGTGCAAACCTTTACCGAGCAAGAGTGTGAAAATGAAAGCAAAGGGCAGTGGTATTATCGCCAGGCTCTGGGTTCTTCCAATATCAAAGGTGGTAACTGGTTCCATCTGATGACGGGGCATTTAAGTTTCCAGATAGAGCACCATTTATTTCCAAGTATGCCGGCAAAACGTTATCGGGAGATAGCGCCTAAAGTACAGGCAATCTTTAACCAGCATGGCATTCATTACAACACTGGTAGTTTTATAAGTCAGTATTCTTCGGTGCTAAAGCGGATTGTACGTTACTCGTTTCCTTAACGATTTAGGCAATAAACTCCTCTTTTTGTTCTGGTCACTGACGGCCCTGTTAGTGACCAGAAACCTCTCTTACGCCCTGCTATAAACCCTGATTTTCCTTATTCCAATGTGGCAGTTTCATCAGGCTATCCGAACAATAAAACGCTAATAACCGCCGCTCGTTCAGTGCCTGTTTTTAATGGCACTTTTTCGCAACATTCTGATAGTTAATGCAAACATCTGTTATGTATTGCTAAGGCATACTCAAAGTGAGCAACTACCTACATCGTCTTGACGGGGTAATATTAACTCGATAAATTAATCGTTGTTGTAAATTTTGCAGGATAGCTATGCCCAAATCGATTTTAGTGATGACCGATGTCAATGAAACCAATAATTGTTCATTAAAGAAGGCTCTTGAAATCGCCGGGCCATTGGGCACTGAAATAGAAGCGGTACGCTTCATTAAGGCAAACTCTGCGGAGCAAGCAGACAGCGTAGACCTTGATAGTCACTCTGAAGCGCTGGCAGCATCTGTACAAGAAGTGTTCGCCGATTATCAATACAAGGAACTGATCAAAAGCCAGGTTGTTGTTACCGACGATATCGTCAAATGGGTTAGTGACTATTGCCAGGAAATTGACTTCGATTTAGTGGTCAAAGCGGGTCATCGTTCGGAAACCTTGTTTCATACGCCTTGCGATTGGGAATTAACGCGCAGCTTAGAGGTTCCGGTACTGATTGCCAGTCAGCAGAAATGGCGCAACAAACATGTAGTTTTAGCTGCCATTGATCCAACAGCAAAAGATGAGGTTCATCGTCAATTAAATGACGCGATATTAACATGGACAAAAAAGTGGGCTGAGAAATTCGATTGCACCATCCATGTGGTATACAGCCTTCCCGTTTCTAATATCTTAAGAGAGTTGGATATTATTGATGTGGAGGAATATGCAAGGAAACACCGAGGCGAAGGTGTAGAAAAACTTACAGAATTACTTAACGGATACGATTTACCTGACGTTAATTTACATGTCGCTGCTGGTGCGCCAGAGCGAACCATACCTCACTGTGCCAATGAACTAAAAGCTGAACTGGTCATTATGGGCAGTAAGGGGAAAAGTGGCTTACCAGGTGTGTTATTTGGCAATGTAGCCGAGAAAGTGATCCATCATTTACGGACGGATTCTCTGATTATCGAAAGCAGAAAATAGATTGCTTGTAGAGGATAAACCAACGGATAGTGTTTAGGCATCCCGTTTTTACATTGTTGCTAGTTTGGTTATCGATAACAGATAATAACGCTCCACTTATGTTAATGTGTAATGCGCATAAATAATTGACTAACATCCAAACTTCTCAACGCATAAACACGATCCATTTGAAAAATATTAATTGGATATTATTGAATATTAATAAGAGCCTAGTTACTAAACTAGCGTAACCAGGATTCTTTAAAGTTGACTATGGAAAGAAAAACAATAATTAACTTAGTGATCTGGACAGTTACCCTGGCGGTTTTCTGGCTACTGTTATCAGGATATTTGAAACCTCTGTTGCTTGGCTTTGGTCTGGCATCTGTGGCCGTGGTTGTATTTTTAATCTGGCGCATGGATAACACCGACAAGGAGCCCCAGAAACTTACCTTAAATCCTCGTTTTTACCGTTACCTCGTCTGGCTTATCGGCCAGGTTGTTGTGTCCAGTCTCGAAGTCGCTAAATTGGTTTGGGGAAGCGCTAAAAACCTGTCTCCTGCTACCGCGAAATTACCCATCACCGACATTCCCAAAAATTCACGCGTTCTATACGCCAACTCAATCACCATGACACCGGGCACACTTAGTGTTGATATCGATGATAAACACGTCACCGTGCACGCTCTTGATGAAGAATCCATTAAGTCACTGCAAGAAGGTGAAATGGCGAGCAGGATTACCAAAGCAACAGGAGAGAAAAACTGATGTTAGCGCTGGCTGCAACTTCGGTTGCCGTACTCTCAGTAATGGCACTGGCGTTAGCCAGGGCGTTGAAGGCCGATACCGTTTACGACCGAATTCTCGGCGTAAATATGGTGGGCACCAAAACGGCTTTGTTTATTGCCATCATGGGCTTTCTTAATGGGCGTCCCGATTTCCTCGATATAGCCATTGTTTATGCGCTAATTAACTTTATCGGCATGATAGCTGTGCTGCGTTTTTTCGAATACACGGCAACGGAAACCGATGAAGACATACAGGAGAAGTCTGAATGATATTGGAAACCATCAGTACAATCTTGTTGGTATTAGGCGCTTTTTTTAGTCTCACAGGCGCCATTGGCTTATTCAAATTTCCAGATTTTTTTACCCGGGTACACGCCGCGAGTGTCACCGACTCTATCGCAACCATCCTTATTATTAGCGGCTTAATTTTACGAACAGAGTTCGACCTTGTGGCCGTAAAATTATTGTTTATTTTGGTGTTTTTATTACTTACCAGCCCAACCGCATCCCATGCTCTGGCTAAATCTGCCCGCCATGGTGGTTTGTTGACGTTAGCTGAAAAACAAAAGAGCAAACAAGGTAGCCAACAGAAGAGTAAGCAAGAGGGTAACGACTAATGGTTGAGATTATTGATCTGGTCTTACTCGGTATGCTGGCGATAACCGCACTGCGGGTTATTTTCTTAAAAGACTTGTTTGCCGTGGTTATGCTATTTGGTTTGTATAGCTTTTTATCGGCACTGATTTTCGTCAACCTTGATGCCGTTGATGTGGCATTTACTGAGGCGGCCGTTGGTGCCGGAATATCGACGGTTCTGATGCTTGGCACATTGGCGTTAACCGGACGAAAAGAAAAAGAGAACACTCATACAGCCGTTTTACCTTTGTTGGTCGTTATCGTAACCGGTGCTGCTCTGATATACGGTACTTTGGATATGCCACCATTTGGTCATCCCGATAATCCTGCCCATGAACACGTAGCGCCTCGCTATATCGAAGAGTCTCCCAAGGAGATTGGATTACCGAATATGGTGACCTCGGTACTGGCTAGCTATCGTGCATTTGATACCTTAGGTGAAACCGCCGTTGTATTCGCAGCGGCAATTGGTGTGTTCAGTTTGTTGGGCTTGCCAAGCAAGGGCAATGTTGCCATCGATTCAGGATTGAAATCACATCTGGTACTTAGAGTCGTGGCAAAGTTAGTCATCCCGATGACAGTACTATTCGCTCTTTATGTGCAGTTCCATGGCGATTATGGACCCGGGGGTGGTTTTCAGGCCGGGGTAATTGCTGCCGCCGCCATTATTCTGTATGCCCTGGTGTTTGGACTGCCCATGGCTACTCAGGTTGTGCGACCAAATTTTCTTAAAGTACTGGCCTCATTAGGTGTGTTGATTTACGCCGGAACTGGTGTGGCGAGCTTCTTCCTGGGTGGTAATTTCCTCGATTATAACGTTCTGGCTAGTGATCCGGTTGTTGGCCAACATATCGGTATCATCGTTATTGAATTTGGTATCGGTGTGACGGTTTTCGCAGCCATGCTGGGTATTTTTTATGGATTCGCTGCGCAAGCGGAAAGGAAGAACATTCAATGAGTTTTATAGTTGATTATTACAACTACTGGATTGTTGTATTTTTGATGATGGCGGGGTTTTACATCGTTATCTCAGCCAACAATCTGGTGAAGAAAATTGTTGGACTGAATATTTTCCAAACGTCAGTTTTCATGATGTACATTTCAATTGGTAAAGTGCAGGGCGGCAGTGCGCCAATCGTTGCCGATGGTATCACCAGTTATTCCAACCCTTTACCTCATGTACTGATTCTTACCGCCATTGTGGTAGGTGTTGCGACTACGGCCGTTGGCCTGGCGTTAGTAGTTAGAATTAAACGTGCCTACGGTACCGTTGAAGAAAATGAATTTGAAGACAAGGACGCGCTAATCTGATGTTTGAACAGCACTTTCCTGTTTTACCTATTATATTGCCGTTAATTGCGGCACCTTTATGTATGCTGCTAGGCAGAAGCCAGCTAGCCTGGTTACTGGCAACTATCGTAAGCGGTATAAGTTTTTGTATGGCTGCTGCCTTGTTGGTGATGACACTGGATCAGGGCGTATTGAGTTATGCCTTAGGTGGCTGGGAGGCACCCTGGGGCATTGAAATGCGCCTTGATGTCGCCAACGCTTTGGTATTAAGCGTTGTCACCGGTATCTCTACCCTGGTTTTGGTGTATGCAAAAGCCAGTGTTGCTAAAGAAATTCCGGTAAACCAACATACCTTGTTCTATACCGCACATCTAATGTGTCTTGCCGGTTTGTCGGGGATCTTAACCACCGGCGATGCTTTCAACCTGTTTGTATTTTTAGAGATTTCTTCTCTTGCCACTTATACCCTGGTGAGCCTTGCGTCTGATCGACGCGCACTTACCGCCGCATTCCGCTATCTGGTAATGGGAACCATAGGTGCCACGTTCATACTCATCGGCGTTGGCATGATGTATATGAAAACCGGTACCTTGAACATGCTGGACTTGGCGGCGCTTATCGGCGAATACGATTATAACCGCACTCTAAATACCGGTTTGGCGTTCATCCTTATTGGTGTATGTATCAAGTTAGCTTTGTTCCCACTGCATATGTGGTTGCCACCAGCGTACACCCACGCGCCATCGGCAGTCAGTGCATTTTTGGCCAGTACCGCAACTAAGGTTGCGGTGTACGTGATGATCCGTTTCATCTTTACCATCTACGGTGCCGAATACGTATTTTATCGAATGGGCATGGACGTGATCCTGTTGGTACTGGCGATTGTCGCTATCTTCAATTGCTCATATGTCGCGACCGTCCAAAGCAACGTAAAAACCATGCTGGCATACAGTAGTGTGGCGCAAATTGGCTATATGATTCTCGGTATTAGTTTGGTCACCGCTGCAGGTTTAATGGCCGGCTTACTGCATATCTTTAATCACGCGCTAATGAAAGGGGCGCTGTTTATGGCCGTTGGCGCCGTGTTTTACAGAACCGGTTCTGTCGATATTAAAGCGTTTCGTGGCCTTGGCAAAACCATGCCATGGACCATGGCGGCATTTACCATTGCCGGTTTAAGTATTATCGGTGTTCCTCTTACCGCCGGTTTTGTCAGTAAATGGTATTTAGTGACCGCAGCACTTGAGCAGCAACATTGGGTGATTGCATTTTTAGTGCTTATCGGCTCATTGTTAGCGGTGGTTTATATCGGCCGAATTCTTGAAGCGGCCTATTTCAAAGAAGCGGTGGAACCTGTTTCAGAGAAAACCATAAAAGAAGCACCATTAATGATGCTAGTGCCGATGTGGATTTTGGTTCTGGCCAATATCTATTTTGGCATTGATACCTCGCTGAGTGTTACCGCTGCCGATGCGGCTGCGAACTGGTTGTTTGAGCCTGGCGCCCAGTCAGCGGCACAGGCGGTGTCTCAAACGTCAGCCCAAGCGGCTTCTGAAATGGGAGCGGCGCGATGAATATCTGGTCAGCTCTGGAGCCATCTTTACTGATAAACCTTACTATCATTGTGCCGCTGATTGGCGCCGCACTTGTTGTATTGACCGGCAAATATCCGAACCTTCGGGAAACCGTATCGATTGCAGTTGCCATTGTACTGTTCACCTTAGTGTTAAGCATTGCCGATAACACCTTTAAACAGGTCGCGATGGCGACAACCTGGGCAAGCTTATTATCCGGATTAGAAATCTCATTTTCCGTCGAACCCCTGGGTGTGCTGTTTGCGTTAGTCGCGAGCTTTTTATGGATTATCACTACCATTTACGCCATTGGCTATATGCGTGGTCATAATGAGCAAAACCAGACCCGCTTTTATTGCTGCTTTGCGCTGGCAATCAGTACGGTTATGGCGATTTGTTTTTCCGCCAACCTGTTAACCTTATTCATCTTTTACGAGCTACTGACGCTGTCGACTTATTCGCTGGTTACCCATGCAGGCACCGAAGATGCCAAACGCGGTGGTAGGGTTTACTTAGGCATTCTCCTTGGTACCTCTATCGCATTTTTACTGTTTGCCATTTTGGGTACCTGGGTTAGTGCTGGAACGTTAGAATTCACTCCAGGCGGGATTTTCACCGACGCACAATCTGATGGCTTAATTGCCATGCTACTGGTGCTGTTCTGTTACGGTATTGGTAAAGCGGCGTTGATGCCTTTTCACCGTTGGTTGCCTGCAGCAATGGTCGCACCCACGCCGGTAAGTGCGTTATTGCATGCGGTTGCTGTTGTAAAAGCCGGTGTGTTTACCATTCTCAAAGTGGTTATTTATATCTTTGGCATTGAAAATCTGAGTCAGATAATGACAACTGATTTGATGCTGTATATTGCCGCGGCGACGGTTCTGCTTTCTTCATGTGTTGCCATGACCAAAGACAACTTAAAAGCACGATTAGCCTATTCAACCGTTAGTCAGCTTAGCTACATTGTCGTTGGCGCCTTATTAGCGTCTTCGATTGCCGCCGCTGGTGCTACCTTGCACATCGTTACCCATGCGGTTGGTAAAATTACCTTATTCTTCTGTGCTGGCGCCATCATGGTTGCCGCCCATAAAAAGAATATTAGCGAGATGGTCGGTTTGGGCCGGAAAATGCCGTTAACTATGGTAGCGTTTGCCATTGGTTCTCTTAGCATCATCGGTTTGCCACCAATGGCGGGCACCTGGAGTAAATGGTATTTGGTTGCAGGTGCATTGGAAGCCGATAAATTGATTATTGTTGTGGTACTAACCATAAGTACGCTGCTGAACATCGCTTACCTTTTACCGATTCCGATAAAAGCGTTTTTAACCCCGAAAGACGATAATCAACAGCCATGGACCAGGGCTGAGACGATAAAAACACCGTTACCTAGCCTGATTGCTATCAGCATTACCTCAACCCTTTGTGTGGTGCTGTTTTTCTATCCGCAACCGATTATCGATTTGATTAATTTGATACCTGGCGTGTCTACCGATTTCAGAGGGCAGTCTTAATGAGTGACGAGCAAAACAAGCCGGGCTTCTTCGATAAGCCGAAGAATATCAGCAAGATACTTAAGGTGTTCTATACGATTTGTGTGCTGTTAGTGATCGCCGATTTCATCGTCCATCGCCACATTTATCATGACTGGGAAAACGTCCCGGCATTTTATGCAATCTATGGTTTTGTCGGTTGTGTGATCTTGGTATTGATTGCCAAAGTGATGCGCAAAGTGCTGATGCGTGGGGAAGATTATTATGATAAATAGCCTTTCCGAATTTCTGTCGCAGCTATTGCCACAGTTGCCGCCATTCCTGCCGCTATTAATCGGCTCATTAGCGGCGATTTTTCTTCGTGGTCACATCCGCAGTGTCATTATGTTATTGGCGCCAATTTGGGGTGCACTGCAACTTCTGGTATTAGATCCGGGCGTCTACTGGACGTTCCAACTACTGGGGTTTGAGCTAGAGCCTGTCAGAGTCGATAAGCTCAGCCTGATGTTTGGCTACCTGTTCCACTTAGCCGCATTTATCGCTGTGGTGTATGCCCTGCATCTAAAAGATACATTGCAGCATGTTGCCGGTTTAAGCTATGCGGCCAGCGCCGTTGGTGCGGTATTTGCCGGCGATTTAATTACCCTGTTTATTTTTTGGGAAATGCTGGCATTAACCTCAGTATTTTTGATCTGGGCTCGCCGTACCGATCGTGCCTATGGTGCCGGTATGCGCTATATCGTGATGAAAGTGCTGTCGGGGATTTTGCTATTAACCGGTGCGGTCATTATTATTACCCAAACCGGTAGCGTCAGATTTGCAGAAATCGGCCTTGAGCATGATGGCATAATAAGCCTGGGTGCCTGGTTAATATTTATTGCCTTTGGCATCAAGTGTGCCTTCCCATTCTTCCATAACTGGTTAACCGATGCCTATCCGGAATCAACACCGACCGGGGCGATATTCCTGGCATCATTTACCACTAAAGTTGCCGTATACTCATTGGCCCGAGGCTTTCCTGGCACCGAACTTCTGGTTTGGATTGGGGTTACCATGGCCTGTTTCCCAATCTTCTATGCGGTAATTGAAAATGATCTGCGCCGGGTATTGGCATACAGCATGATTAACCAGGTAGGCTTTATGGTCGTTGGTGTTGGTATTGGTACCGCACTTTCCCTAAACGGCGCCGTTGCCCACGCCTTTAACGATGTTATCTTTAAAGGCTTGCTAATGATGAGCATGGGTGCGGTGCTGCATATGACAGGGCGCATCAATG is drawn from Thalassotalea sp. PS06 and contains these coding sequences:
- a CDS encoding arylsulfatase, with the protein product MLKLTLIKRVITIASVLLLSCLSALSVAKDKPNILVIWGDDIGWQNLTSYGMGVMGYTTPNIDRIANEGIRFTDHYAQPSCTAGRAAFITGQYPIRSGMTTVGQPGDSLGLQAESPSLAEVLKDEGYATGHFGKNHLGDRNEHLPTVHGFDEFFGNLYHLNTQEEAEQRDYQAFGKQFSGDLESYENKFGTRGVIHSFATDKNDKTEDPRFGVVGKQTIEDTGPLTQERMKNFDEGEVIPKALDFMKTAKKDGKPFFVWLNTSRMHLYTRLNDKWRYAAEKYTSEADYHGSGMLQHDHDIGIVLDFLEDNDLDENTIVWYSTDNGPEHSSWPHGATTPFRGEKMTTYEGGVRVPSMIRWPAKLKAGKILNGIQGHQDMFTSLAAAAGVEDVAKDMMDQKKQYIDGVNNLPYWMGDSEQSARNHIFHYYESKLTAVRMGPWKFHFSTKEDYYANVVPRTVPLVFNIRMDPFETYDNSDSYGHLLQKVSWLIQPMGVLMGEHLKTLSDYPPVQGGKSFDMSNVVEEYINKSKQ
- the yeiP gene encoding elongation factor P-like protein YeiP, whose protein sequence is MPKASEVKKNAAIEFNDGVYIIKDIERSVPQGRAGGSLYRMRMYNVVTGHKIDETFKDVEMLTMADLVRRPATFSYIDGDEYVFMDDEDYTPYNINKDNISDQVPFITENTQGIYAIIVDDNPVGIDLPASVELEVTETEPSIKGASATSRNKPATLSTGLVIQVPEHISTGDTIKVNTEERKFMGRGDK
- a CDS encoding flavin reductase family protein; its protein translation is MQLFKPAWRSGYYRARVLTVSNIGADTLSLALQPGSDWPVHQAGQHIELTMEVNGSLKTRVFTIASSSKKAIEQQVIRLVIKTNQGGLFTPFLSELKAGDWLNISAPKGEFLLSSEKPVTMFAAGSGITPFIAMLQQAKSQLTHPVHLLYYAKAGEHLLVDELNGIAAEDQSFTLELLTRQNDGDVCEHLSRFTDTDFMVCGPAEFYQPVAEYANQAQVSLTSEHFSILPMLANDSDKQQFQVSHNGNSFVADNQQTLLTQVQNQNINVSYGCGMGICHQCQCVKKKGVVKDVRSGKLSDFGEELIQLCVSQVVSDVELEL
- a CDS encoding fatty acid desaturase family protein, with protein sequence MAKVGSSDAGYIRKVIVMQRVLEWSGRILLVLGFISPWLWGIGVLALAAAKILDNMEIGHNVMHGQYDWMNDKHINSKSYEWDIACDGKSWNRVHNYEHHTFTNIIGKDRDFGYGLLRLSNDFKWRIKNLWQFITYINLSVLFEWGIAYHELAAERVFFGKKKENRDYKVSHQELKKRFFSKGTRQIVKDYLIFPILAGPFFLWVFFGNLLANVLRNLWTSTIIFCGHFTGDVQTFTEQECENESKGQWYYRQALGSSNIKGGNWFHLMTGHLSFQIEHHLFPSMPAKRYREIAPKVQAIFNQHGIHYNTGSFISQYSSVLKRIVRYSFP
- a CDS encoding universal stress protein — protein: MPKSILVMTDVNETNNCSLKKALEIAGPLGTEIEAVRFIKANSAEQADSVDLDSHSEALAASVQEVFADYQYKELIKSQVVVTDDIVKWVSDYCQEIDFDLVVKAGHRSETLFHTPCDWELTRSLEVPVLIASQQKWRNKHVVLAAIDPTAKDEVHRQLNDAILTWTKKWAEKFDCTIHVVYSLPVSNILRELDIIDVEEYARKHRGEGVEKLTELLNGYDLPDVNLHVAAGAPERTIPHCANELKAELVIMGSKGKSGLPGVLFGNVAEKVIHHLRTDSLIIESRK
- a CDS encoding Na+/H+ antiporter subunit E, with protein sequence MERKTIINLVIWTVTLAVFWLLLSGYLKPLLLGFGLASVAVVVFLIWRMDNTDKEPQKLTLNPRFYRYLVWLIGQVVVSSLEVAKLVWGSAKNLSPATAKLPITDIPKNSRVLYANSITMTPGTLSVDIDDKHVTVHALDEESIKSLQEGEMASRITKATGEKN
- a CDS encoding monovalent cation/H+ antiporter complex subunit F; protein product: MLALAATSVAVLSVMALALARALKADTVYDRILGVNMVGTKTALFIAIMGFLNGRPDFLDIAIVYALINFIGMIAVLRFFEYTATETDEDIQEKSE
- the mnhG gene encoding monovalent cation/H(+) antiporter subunit G — encoded protein: MILETISTILLVLGAFFSLTGAIGLFKFPDFFTRVHAASVTDSIATILIISGLILRTEFDLVAVKLLFILVFLLLTSPTASHALAKSARHGGLLTLAEKQKSKQGSQQKSKQEGND
- a CDS encoding DUF4040 domain-containing protein yields the protein MVEIIDLVLLGMLAITALRVIFLKDLFAVVMLFGLYSFLSALIFVNLDAVDVAFTEAAVGAGISTVLMLGTLALTGRKEKENTHTAVLPLLVVIVTGAALIYGTLDMPPFGHPDNPAHEHVAPRYIEESPKEIGLPNMVTSVLASYRAFDTLGETAVVFAAAIGVFSLLGLPSKGNVAIDSGLKSHLVLRVVAKLVIPMTVLFALYVQFHGDYGPGGGFQAGVIAAAAIILYALVFGLPMATQVVRPNFLKVLASLGVLIYAGTGVASFFLGGNFLDYNVLASDPVVGQHIGIIVIEFGIGVTVFAAMLGIFYGFAAQAERKNIQ